The nucleotide sequence GTAAGGAAAAGGGTAACAGTTAACATTCACgtaagtgcctactatgtactAGGTACATAGCAACCGTATATGGTAACACTATAAGAATCCCCATTTTTACTTATAAGAAACTGAGGCTGTTTCATTTCTCACAGGATGGTTTCCAGAATCTAACACTACTGATTCTTTATTAAAAGCTACCAATGTCAGAATATAAGTACTCAGTATCTGGCAGTTTGCCATTTCTTTTATATGTATAAGGACTTAGCGGTTTATGCCAAGTGAGATTCATTTTGTGACACCATTCCAGGAAACAGCATTTGAACTTGAATTACCCTTCAACACAGAATTTTTCATATATCTAATGCATGACAGTTACACTGTGTAACTGAAAGATTCTTAAAATATGAGAATCTATATGAATACTGTAGATGAGCATCTGAGGTCAGAAAAACTACCATTCATAAATAATGGAACTGAAAGAGCCATTATTTATCCAATATTTGAAAGAGCTATGGCTGTGGATCCTGCTTCCTATAAaccttattacttttaaaaacatgttgtaTATTCAAGtagcaattattaaaaataaaaaatgagtacaGATTGCTTCCATAAATCCCTTCAAGGGaaacattttcttcaattttataaaaACGGAAAACTTGATGGTTACTTCAGTGCGGCTGCTTCTAACCTAAACAATATTTTCCAACTGTCAGGTTCTCTTCTTTTAGAGAAACAATATATAAATTAAGAGTGCTAGCACAGTAAGTAGTATTggctaatgaaataaaatggctTCAGATGGCCTATGTATACACCTGATAATCCAGCAAAGAACACCTATACACCTGTAAAAGTTGAGAATCAGCACAGATCTTGTGTCAGTCACTATAATGACACTCCTGATTATGCAAAGTTTAGACTAACATGCTATATGTATTGCATTATCCTAGTGTGAAATGTCTtccattttaaatcatttatcaatcaaatctgttatttttttcttggatgAAGTAAAACAGCTGTAAAGCTTTATTACTGTCAACATTTCCATTTAATGAATGGGACAACTAGTCCCAAAATCTTCCTTTTACTAtctcttattctctctctttttttgcagagacagggtctcctatgttgcccaggtcagtcctgaactcttgggctcaagcaatcctcctacttcagccttccaaagtgttagagtaacaggcatgagccacagtgcctgggcactgtctcttttttaaaagataacaccCAAGCTAAAAGGATAAAATGTCTACACTCCCCTCAACCAAAGCTAACTGCCAAAAGCCAGAGTAACATAAGAGCGGAGagagcaaaacaaaatcaaaacaggaGAAAGCACAGTTGATTgttgttttaaaactttagtcCATAGGTAATTCTGTTGTATTTTTCCTGTCTTACTGTTATCAATTGTTTTAAATCTGATCGATGAAATTACCTTTTGATACAGTCAGAGCTGGTGACCATTGTGACCTCAGAATATCGAGACAAATACTTCCATTACTGTTTATGTTTGGATGGTAAATTTTTGTTGTGAAAGCGatctaaacataaaacaaaacaacaaaatatgacAATCACCTTTGAATCAACTATGAATAAAACAGAACCAATTTGCTCTAGGGTAAAATATGTTCAAGTTTACATAACGCTAGAGGAGAAAAGTCTTCGGCACAAATCAAATAATTATCTACTTTGTGCTACACATAGTTCTAGCTAGTGAGAATGTGAACACAAATAAGTcagcttccttctttctccctccaaGGAACTGAAAAGTATTTTGGACAGTGTAATAAATAAGTCTCTAGTAGCTGGTATGACTGGTTGAGTAGCATCTAAAGTAATTAACCATGGCTTTCATCATACACAGAAGTAATCCTTTTCTTGATTTGATTATTGGTGATACCTAGAAGTAACACTTGGATGTAAAAACAGGGTGCTGGCGCTGTTTCAGGGCAAAGTTGAGGGGTCTCAGCTAAGAAATCCATCAAGAACCCTAATTTTCCACAAGCGTCGTCATATCATTTCATAAATACAATGTTAATCTGcttttaactatttaaaataattatttcctgaGTGACAGAATCTGCTCATTTTTCCCCTCCCTGAAATCCCTATCATTTGCTTCCTCTTTAGAGCAAATCTAAATTTAACATGTGTTTCTCTCTCCTACCATACTAAATTAAGGGACTGTTTCATATTTACTTTTGGATTCCTTGGTGTAGAAGAACATGGTAGGTACTCagtgaatgtttattgaatacttaaaaaaaaaaaaaaaaaaaaaaacgagaaagaaggATCAACTTTGGAAAGATAATCCCATGAAAAGTCTGACTCTTAATCATAAAAATTTCCCAAACTACACGTATccaataagaagagaaagaaaagcaaggaattAAATTTATAGCATGACAGATACTGACTTTTGTTTTATAGACTTAATAAAGTATTTCAATAAGAAATCAGATTTTAGATTCAGTagtttttataaaacagaaaatgctaATCTCCCCCACAGTCTTTGACATACAAAATGAGCTCTAGATAAAAGAGTAAAATCCCTTACATGGGAGTCACatcaatcataaaaataaaaatacctttggTGGTTTAAAAGGATAATCTGTCGGGAAATGTACAGTGAGAAAGAAGACTCCACCTTGATATGCGCTATCAGGCTGAAATTACAAAAGATTTGCATCAGCATTTGATTACTGTATTTATTTGTAACGACAGTTATTTCCCCCAAATATTATCAGTTTGAAAAAAATGCCatcatgtttaaaataatttcattaaatattaccAGTTTGAAAAAAATGCAACCATTTTGTCATAAGTTCAAATCATTTACCTTGAGAACAGGTTTCTCTTTGCAGGTACGAAGGAGGATTTTCCAACAATTAGGCCGacatcataaaatttaaaacaaaacaaaaacaggacacACACAGTGGTGTGACTTGTCCAAACAAATCTGGTTATGAGTACAAGTTGTTAAAGATCAGTGTACATACAAGACTGCCGCGGGAAAAGATCATTGTCTGCAGCTGTAAGcagtatttttttgaaaaaggctTGAAGCTAGTAAAACTTAAGTTCTGACGTTCACTTAATGACCAAGAATGGAGATGAACGGAAGAGGCTGtcatgaaaagaaaatgctaaggaCCCTGCTACACAATTTATCTGCCAAATCTTCGTGtagtaattatttataaaataatgtagaGAAACCCAAAAAGtccaaaacaaaattatatattcatgCTACTATCAAATTGGGAATCAACTTTACTAGAGAAATTTAGATTTGATCATGTTTCTTTATGGCCATTAGAAAATATAacattacaaacaaaaaaaaaaggtaaaaaaagaaaaatgctagcaaaatatacctaaaattctattttattctttcatatttcattaaatatatcaTGTTATATCAGCATTCTGGTAATAACACCAAGACTCATTACTTCCTTAGGTTTCCACATATGTGCTATAGGATTTTACTGTATAATAATTCTTACTATATATGTTTAATTCTAGTTTCTCAAAAATTGTAAGAAATATAGAAAACGAAGATAAATTACAATGATAGATATGGTCCAGTGTACTGTAGAGTAAATATTTACATTACCAAAGTAAGGGAGTTATGAATAACATAATTATAACCATTCGTTACATGTGATTCAcctaaaaaatatttgtgaaaggcCATAATTCAAAAGGTAAGGGTGGGCCTTTAAATGAGAGTATTTTGAAGGTTCTTAGtaactaattaaaaacaaacagaaatacatGGATTCTTATTGAAAGTTGTTATATAAATACAttgtattttacctttttaaaaaacaaacttaataaaacaataatttgagACAACTGCCCAGAGTCCCGCTTTGAAATTCAGTAGTTTCGgtgttttttaaagttaaacacAAGGCCATATGATTAAAAACTCTTTAACTCACTAGATAAAGCTCTTtcaggggagggagaagagaatggTGTTCATGAAAATATGTTACTAATGTACTCTCACCCAGAAAGTAGATTTGAGCTGCCAGTGCTCATTCTTATGCAATCAGATTTTTGCTCATAGAAGGAAAAAGCCTGTTTGAAGTCTTAAAACTGCCtctaaagtactgaaagaaataattttaacaaaagtaATAACTACTGAGAGTAGCCAATTATCAAACAGTAGATAATTCTGTGTTTAGGACAAtgcaacaaaattaaaagcagCAAATTTATAAGGTGGCAAAGATAGACccattgtaatattttatttattctctttcacAAAAAAGAATAGTGATGAGACCTATGGCAAACTGACACTTGTTACTTGTAGGAATTCAATTATTGGCTTCATTAGTCTAATTTCTAATGTACCAAAACTGCAGATGTGAGAACGATTATGCTTAATTACAACTAACTctcagtgacttaaaaaaaaaaagataaacacacAGCCTGGTTTCGAGCTGTGGCAATCCATTATGTGCAATGATCTAGGATTCCACAAAGGAAAACATAATAGTGATCCAGGAAATATTTGCCACCAATGCTTTAGAAAATCATTGTAAATCCTTAATAATATTTTGCTTCCTAGGTGATTCAAAGTACAACATTCAACCTTCGTCACAAACATCTGATCAAAGGTGAAATGGCAAGAATGAAGTATGGCTGAGGGGGTTAATTTCATAGATATGAATCATACTTACAGGCCCCATAATAGTGGCTTGCCAGTGGAACACTGAAACAAACAAAGGAGTTTTGGAGTCATTAACAAATGTCCAAACCTATATTTTCAATGGTAGCATAATCCCAGAAATAGAGCAAAGCTTACAGTCATCTCCCACAGGTCCAGCTGAACAGTGAGCAGGTGGATCGCGCTGTAGATCACTTAATTCCTGAAGGAAAGCAAAAATATGTAAGGTTAATTCCTTCTTTTCCCAATGAAACAAGGGTAATGATCCATTAAGATACAAACTATTAGCTtagctttaaaaacatttaaagcggttctattcaaaatataaaaacataaattgtaCTTTGTCATTGACTGGTAGAAAGAATAAGGTATGTAAGACAGCTTCAAACCTTGAAAAGATTAAATGGAATAgaatactgtttttctttaacATCCCTAAGAGAAAAACTATTTAATGAGTACCTACTGTATGCAAGGTAATTTATGTAAGTGCTAGGTTGATAATATATCAGAACACAGGTACTACTTTAACAGGTTACAATCTATTGAGGGAGCAAGAAGGCTCAGAAAGAATAATACTTCaggacaccttttttttttctttttgagacaggatctcactttgtcgcccaggatgCAGTGCCGTGGCAcaagagctcactgcagcctcaatctcctgggcccaagcgatcctcccacctcaggcccccacccctacccccaccccaagtagctggcactacaggcatgcgtcagcacacccagctaattttatttgtagagatggggtcttgccatgttgaccaggttggtctccaactcctgggctcaagtgatccacctgcctcagcctcccaaagtattgaattacaggcatgagccactgcacccagctcatttAAGGACAACTTGAAATGGGAAATAAATGAGCAGCAGTCAGGCCATGTTTTGAAACTCAGAACATTGACTCATACCCTCTTTCCTGCCCTCAAGGCAGCAAAGATCACAGAAAAGACACAGCTTTAGAGTTCGCCCCACCCCTGGGTTGTAATCTcagttcttttgatttttcttcttttctcttttttggattttttttttctttttctctaacagATATAATTCCAGTTCTAACATATCTCACCCTTTGACCTTGTGGAAGTTACTTCACTTCTTTAGCCACAGTTTGGAAAAAACTGATCATCCCAAATAAGAAAGGTATACATTCAATATAAAGGACTATAACTGAAGACTTAATTTAGTTTGGAAGATCAATAACAatctctgaggaagtgacatttaagctgaaatctaaaggatgagtaggagttacttttggaggaaaagggtgatactgggaggcagagtggcagaggatgaggctggaaaggTAGGCAGAAGCCAGGCAGGAAATACAGTACCATATAGACCACATTAACGATGTGGTGTTTTATACCAAATGCATCgggtggggggtgagggaggTCTTAAGAAGTGGCATGCTCTGATTTAATGGACGGTTCTGACTGGATTAGACAGGGGAAAGAGGAGAAGCTACAAGATTAGTTGCTACATAGGCAAGAAAAATGGGGGCTTAGATTGGAGAAGTGGCAACAAGAAAGAAGTGGTAGATATGAGATACTCTAAAGGGCCTATCTATCACAGGAGTTGATGAATTACATGtgcagaggaaggagagaagtcATAGATATGTATGATGAAGATTAGGgacagctaacatttattcaaTGTCTCAGTCATTCTAACAATCCTCAGAGATAGGTGTTATTATGttccccattttacaagtgaagagTTAAGGTGACATACTTCACTGCATGCTTGAGTAATTACCATAGGGtggaactgggattcaaacccaggtagGCGATTATCTCACATTTTAGTTCCACAAATGTACGAATATGGATGCCATTCACTGAGATGGAGAACAGAAGACAAACTGATTTGGAGAGTAGATATGTTGAATCTGTAATCCCTGTGATATGAAGAAACCATGTGGTTCAACATACAGGGGTGGACCTTAAAAAAAGCTAGAAATTGGAAAATCATTGCATATACCAGATATTTAAAACCATGAGAATGATATGACATTTTTGTGggaacacacaaaaataaatatgcactTAATCAAATCTAAGATGTCATCAGCTGTACATCACATCCTTATTTTAAGTaccaataattaagaaaaaatgctgccaatttattttaaaacactgtcaATGATAAAATGCATCCACActttagaaatgttaaaatgtgaaagacGTGCACCTTAGAATCACTGCAATAGGGTAATTATGGCAATGAGTTCAGTGCTCTAATAGAGACAAACAAGAAGCAGGGCGTGACAGGGAAAGGCCTTCCTAAGAAAGTGATACATGAGCTGAGTAACTGAGCCAAGTACAAACTCAGGTCTCCTTCCAAGCTCTATGTTCTTTTCCAGTATACCTTGgtactttcatttttgttttgctggttttttttttaatagctggtACGGTGTTTCTCTTCCTAATAAGAATTAACTAACAGGGTTAGCTGCTTCTTTGGTCAATGTTAGAGTTAAGTAATAAGGCACTGACCAggctgactcatgcctgtaatttcagctatttggggggctgaggcgggagggttgcttgaacccaggagttcgaggttgcagtaaactatgatcgggcctctgcactccagcctgggtgacagagcaagacctccttaaaaaaaaaaaaaaaaaaaaaaaaaaaaagaagaaaaagaaaagaaaagaaaaagaaaaagcaataaggAAATGGATTTCAGACTTTGACTTAACTATACTGGTTAAAAGCAGCAAGGCTTTGAAGTTCAAGTCTGGGTGCCACCACTCACTTCACACAAAATCTtgggaaaaatctttttttcctctccaaagCTCAGTTTTCAAGTGGCACTACCTCCATCCATAGTTTCTATGACAACCAAGTGAAGTGATACGTGTCAAGTGTACAGCACAgtctctggcacatagtaagcattcaaatAAAGGGAACTGACAACCTTCCAATTCTCTAGGAGCAgaatacaattattaaaatagtttaaatgaCTGAGGGAGGAACAGTTCCCAAATCACAGCCCCATTTTAGAAGGGCTGTGCCTTATAACAGTTTTCTAATTTGGGCTTTAGGAAATTGCCTCTGTAATTATTCATCATGTTGAATTTTCTAAACACTAGTGTAAATGGGGCTTCTTTGCCCTCATTTTAACTAGAAAACTAGTTAATCAGAAAATGACAGTCTCTGtagttttaaaaaactgttaaTGACTTGCATGTATATATTTGACAGAGATAATGTGTATGTGAATAAAGCATACATATGCACAAATACATATTGATTTTCTTCATtaacaagaaaaatcaaaacctTATTTTAGTTGGAACAGGCTTGAACCATATTCAAATTTCACATGTCAGGCTGTTCTTCAAAAccctttaaaatattgtattatatataaaaacaaagattatcttgttcttgttattattattatttttgatgtacTAATTCTACCTCCTCTGTTAGAAGTTAGGgctaaggaagagagagaaaatctaaTACACACCTGAAAAGGCCGAGTTCTTAAACTGTCACTTCATTACAGCTCATCCACATAGGAAAGAGGCAGCTGATAGTGTATCAAACATCCTTAATATTGACATGGATCATTATTTGTTATAAATAATTACAGTAATGCTTTGGGGAGGAGACTTACATAACCTAGACTTTTTAGGAGGGTCTAGATTCCTAATATTCTATCTCTTTGTCAATCCATGTGTCTGGAAATATGTCCTGTTATTTTTTCGGAAACACGTAACTGAAACTAGGATGCATATG is from Macaca fascicularis isolate 582-1 chromosome 9, T2T-MFA8v1.1 and encodes:
- the UBE2D1 gene encoding ubiquitin-conjugating enzyme E2 D1; translated protein: MALKRIQKELSDLQRDPPAHCSAGPVGDDLFHWQATIMGPPDSAYQGGVFFLTVHFPTDYPFKPPKIAFTTKIYHPNINSNGSICLDILRSQWSPALTVSKVLLSICSLLCDPNPDDPLVPDIAQIYKSDKEKYNRHAREWTQKYAM